In the genome of Ignavibacteria bacterium, one region contains:
- a CDS encoding choice-of-anchor D domain-containing protein, whose protein sequence is MKKLFLLTFLAIFGLGLNKVYSQTLVASYPFPASTPYNAMWGLTLKDDTLFVGSGNAQKIWKISKTGQFLDSFSVPFTYNQGLAWDGTGFWIASNVFSNGARLYKVNRFGVRMDSIYLPSHSQGIGGLYKEGNGLWYASYYPDFPTYPFTKAYKVDITTKQIVDSIPLRGKQVHSITMKGDTIIYVTDNFQADNERIYGYRKAVGDTVFSFPAPDPDNDCDPRGMAWDGQNLFLIAYRVGNNVGQYRSLYKYTLTGAGNPTIQTSSNTMNLGNVIVNQTGSQTLTINNIGTAKLIISNFAINNARFSILPSATPDTINPGTGKDYSVRFSPLAFGNDSATLNISSNDGGVPVKTVKLYGKGVQNGSFISLSTSSYDYAQRRVHCLTGYTFDITNQGSAPLSISSVNLSSSYYMFDTVGLTFPVVIDTQRTRSFRVWFRPNNFSLVGLQVKDSLRINSNAVNLPQAKLQLSGTVSDTNSAVGYQWWEGVVPNNPFTSIQDKSANSMKQINDVNGDGVNDFILSAGNYLTLCYNGNASVTADILWSFNSGIDDNNTGAVPYDDAMQIRTDIDGDGIQDVVIGCAGGNEMVYTLSGRTGRQIWAYGDSLGFSDGDINAVDVLKDYNNDGINDVVVSASGTGASPPGRHSVFCLNGLNGNVLFQYVLGTNFQYGVISSPTGGAVANNNSGGPYYINGFNNSGSATWQTPVTGNIYSLKLLPDVDGDGNPEIFGLADSTINLFGVLFCINSSNGGVLWRKNYGQKVYGQVIPFTGEPNLLLAGPKTFYKIDYRGGDVVWSNPVDNTYILGAAILGKIFTAAGTDVAAATLGNKVFVMNESGVTQWTYEFGSGNTDFAAERVIGLKNINFNLGQVNNSDEILAQCRDGRIKCFSGGNHVEVNIQNTGTGVPEKYELQQNYPNPFNPVTTIKFGIPKAEMVKLKIYDMLGREIQTLVNENLNAGNYEFKFDASAVSSGIYFYKLEAGSFSSVRRMVLVK, encoded by the coding sequence ATGAAAAAATTATTTTTACTTACTTTCCTCGCTATTTTTGGTTTGGGTCTGAACAAGGTTTATTCTCAAACTTTGGTAGCTTCTTATCCTTTTCCGGCGTCAACTCCTTATAATGCGATGTGGGGGCTGACTCTGAAAGACGATACTCTTTTTGTCGGAAGCGGGAACGCTCAAAAAATCTGGAAGATTTCAAAAACGGGGCAATTTCTCGACAGTTTCAGTGTTCCATTTACATATAATCAGGGGCTTGCATGGGACGGTACCGGCTTCTGGATAGCAAGCAATGTGTTTTCAAACGGAGCACGTTTATATAAAGTTAACAGATTCGGTGTGAGAATGGATAGTATTTATCTTCCTTCTCACTCACAGGGAATCGGCGGTCTTTATAAAGAAGGAAACGGTCTGTGGTACGCGTCTTATTATCCCGATTTCCCGACTTATCCTTTCACCAAGGCATATAAAGTTGACATTACAACAAAACAGATAGTTGACTCAATTCCTCTAAGAGGCAAACAGGTTCACAGCATTACAATGAAAGGTGACACAATAATTTATGTTACAGATAATTTTCAGGCAGATAACGAAAGAATTTACGGATACAGAAAAGCTGTAGGCGATACAGTATTTTCTTTCCCGGCTCCAGACCCTGATAATGATTGCGACCCGCGCGGAATGGCTTGGGACGGACAAAATTTATTTTTAATTGCTTATAGAGTTGGAAACAATGTAGGTCAATATAGAAGTCTTTATAAATACACTTTAACAGGAGCAGGTAATCCGACCATTCAGACTTCATCAAATACCATGAATCTGGGAAATGTGATAGTAAATCAAACAGGAAGCCAGACTCTGACAATTAATAATATCGGAACTGCAAAATTAATTATAAGTAATTTTGCAATTAACAACGCAAGATTTTCAATTCTCCCCTCCGCTACGCCTGATACAATAAATCCCGGAACGGGGAAAGATTATTCAGTCAGATTTTCACCGCTTGCATTCGGGAATGATTCTGCAACGTTGAACATTTCAAGCAATGACGGTGGAGTACCTGTTAAAACTGTTAAGCTTTACGGAAAGGGTGTTCAGAACGGAAGCTTCATTTCGCTTTCGACTTCAAGTTACGATTACGCGCAGCGCAGAGTTCATTGTTTAACAGGTTATACATTTGATATTACAAATCAGGGTTCGGCTCCGCTCTCAATAAGTTCTGTAAATTTAAGCTCATCATATTATATGTTTGACACTGTGGGATTAACTTTCCCGGTTGTAATAGATACGCAAAGAACGCGAAGCTTCAGAGTATGGTTTAGACCGAATAATTTTTCATTGGTTGGTCTACAGGTTAAAGATTCATTGAGAATAAATTCTAATGCAGTCAATTTGCCGCAGGCAAAACTGCAATTGAGCGGAACAGTTTCAGATACAAATTCGGCAGTTGGCTATCAATGGTGGGAGGGTGTCGTTCCGAACAATCCTTTCACAAGCATTCAGGATAAATCTGCAAACAGTATGAAGCAGATAAACGATGTGAACGGCGACGGTGTTAATGATTTTATTCTTTCAGCAGGAAATTATTTAACGCTATGTTATAATGGCAATGCATCGGTAACAGCAGATATTCTATGGTCGTTTAATTCGGGTATTGACGACAATAACACAGGGGCTGTTCCTTATGATGATGCAATGCAGATAAGAACCGATATTGACGGTGATGGCATTCAGGATGTTGTAATTGGCTGCGCCGGCGGAAATGAAATGGTTTATACATTATCCGGAAGAACAGGAAGACAAATATGGGCATATGGTGATTCACTCGGATTTTCTGACGGTGACATAAACGCAGTTGACGTATTAAAAGATTATAACAACGACGGAATAAATGACGTTGTCGTTTCAGCAAGCGGAACCGGCGCAAGTCCTCCGGGAAGACATTCAGTATTTTGCCTGAACGGATTAAACGGAAATGTATTGTTCCAGTATGTTCTTGGAACGAATTTCCAGTATGGTGTGATATCATCGCCTACGGGTGGCGCTGTTGCAAATAATAACAGCGGCGGTCCTTATTATATTAATGGTTTTAACAATTCCGGCTCTGCAACCTGGCAGACACCTGTAACAGGAAACATATACAGTTTAAAATTGCTGCCTGATGTTGACGGGGACGGAAATCCTGAGATTTTTGGTCTTGCAGATTCAACAATTAATCTGTTCGGAGTTTTGTTCTGCATAAATTCAAGCAACGGCGGAGTCCTGTGGAGAAAAAATTACGGACAAAAAGTTTATGGACAGGTAATTCCTTTCACAGGGGAGCCTAATCTTCTTCTGGCAGGTCCTAAAACATTTTATAAAATAGATTACCGCGGTGGCGATGTAGTATGGTCAAATCCCGTAGATAACACATATATACTTGGTGCTGCAATTTTAGGAAAAATATTTACTGCAGCAGGCACTGACGTTGCAGCTGCTACTCTTGGAAATAAGGTTTTTGTGATGAATGAATCCGGTGTAACACAGTGGACTTATGAGTTTGGAAGCGGTAATACGGATTTTGCGGCTGAGAGAGTAATAGGTCTTAAAAATATTAATTTTAATTTGGGGCAAGTTAATAATTCGGATGAAATTCTTGCGCAGTGCAGAGACGGAAGAATAAAATGCTTCTCAGGCGGAAATCATGTTGAGGTTAATATCCAAAATACTGGAACGGGTGTACCTGAAAAATATGAGCTTCAACAGAATTATCCGAATCCGTTTAATCCTGTGACCACAATTAAGTTTGGAATTCCGAAAGCTGAAATGGTTAAGCTGAAAATTTATGATATGCTTGGAAGAGAAATCCAAACTTTGGTAAATGAAAATCTCAACGCAGGAAATTATGAATTTAAGTTTGATGCTTCTGCAGTTTCAAGCGGAATCTATTTTTATAAGCTTGAAGCGGGTTCATTCAGTTCAGTAAGACGAATGGTTCTTGTGAAATAA